From a single Cygnus atratus isolate AKBS03 ecotype Queensland, Australia chromosome 10, CAtr_DNAZoo_HiC_assembly, whole genome shotgun sequence genomic region:
- the NPRL2 gene encoding GATOR complex protein NPRL2, whose product MGGRIECVFFSEFHPTLGPKITYQVPEDFISRELFDTVQVYVITKPELQNKLITVTAMEKKLIGCPVCIEHKKYSRNALLFNLGFVCDARAKACALEPIVKKLAGYLTTLELESGFISNEESKQKLVPIMTILLEELNAKGKCTLPIDESNTIHLKVIEQRPDPPIVQEYDVPVFTQDKDDFFNSQWDLTTQQILPYIDGFRHVQKISAEADVELNLVRIAVQNLLYYGVVTLVSILQYSNVYCTTPKVQDLVDDKCLQEECLSYVTKPGHKRASLRDVFQLYCGLSPGTTVRDLISRYTLQLQRVDERRLIQFGLMKGLIRRLQKYPVKVARDERSHPARLYTGCHSYDEICCKTGMSYKELDERLENDPNIIVCWK is encoded by the exons ATGGGGGGCAGGATCGAGTGCGTGTTCTTCAGCGAGTTCCACCCCACGCTGGGGCCCAAGATCACCTACCAg GTGCCCGAGGACTTCATCTCCCGGGAGCTGTTCGACACGGTGCAGGTGTACGTCATCACCAAGCCCGAGCTGCAGAACAAGCTCATCACCGT GACGGCCATGGAGAAGAAGCTGATCGGCTGCCCCGTCTGCATCGAGCACAAGAAGTACAGCCGCAACGCCCTGCTCTTCAACCTCGGCTTCGTCTGCGACGCGCGGGCCAAGGCCTGCGCCCTGGAGCCCATCGTCAAGAAGCTGGCCGGCTACCTCACCACCCTGGAG CTGGAAAGTGGCTTCATCTCCAACGAGGAGAGCAAACAGAAGCTGGTGCCCATCATGACCatcctgctggaggagctgaacGCCAAAGGAAAGTGCACCCTGCCCATAG ATGAGTCAAACACCATCCACCTGAAGGTGATCGAGCAGCGGCCAGACCCCCCCATTGTGCAGGAGTACGACGTGCCCGTCTTCACCCAGGACAAGGACGACTTCTTCAACTCCCAGTGGGACCTCACCACGCAGCAG ATCCTGCCCTACATCGACGGATTTCGGCACGTCCAGAAGATTTCCGCTGAAGCCGACGTGGAGCTGAACCTGGTGCGCATCGCTGTGCAGAACCTGCT GTACTACGGGGTCGTCACGCTCGTCTCCATACTCCAG TACTCCAACGTCTACTGCACCACACCGAAGGTCCAGGACCTGGTGGACGACAAGTGCCTCCAGGAGGAGTGCCTGTCCTACGTCACCAAGCCGG GGCACAAACGAGCCAGCCTCCGTGACGTTTTCCAGCTGTACTGCGGCCTCAGCCCTGGCACGACGGTGCGAGACCTCATCTCCCGCTacaccctgcagctgcagcgggTGGACGAGAG gagGCTCATCCAGTTCGGTTTGATGAAGGGGCTCATCCGGCGGCTCCAGAAATACCCCGTCAAGGTGGCCCGGGACGAGCGCAGCCACCCGGCACGGCTCTACACGGGCTGCCACAGCTACGACGAGATTTGCTGCAAGACGG GCATGAGTTACAAGGAGCTGGATGAGCGCCTGGAGAACGACCCCAACATCATCGTGTGCTGGAAGTGA
- the RASSF1 gene encoding ras association domain-containing protein 1, protein MELIELRELQPEPRPGRGRLERANALRISPARRHGPAARPEPRLAAAPGTGHRFEPRRRGLHTWCDLCGDFVWGGGRKSLQCRHCSFTCHYRCRALVRLDCSGPLGTGDEDDGTEQELEKDTNVDEPSGWDTAELDPAQVEQRIKEYNSQINSNLFMSLNKDGSYTGFIKVQLKLARPVSVPAVKRGPGGRPGQRGPGVKRRTSFYLPRGTVKHLHVLSHTRASEVISALLRKFTVVDDPRKFALFERSEKDEQVYLRKLSDEEQPLRLRLLAGPSEKALSFVLKENDTGEVNWDAFTLPELHNFLRILQREEDEQVRRVRHRYACCRREMQEALATRTPR, encoded by the exons ATGGAGCTGATCGagctgcgggagctgcagccggagccgcggccgggccggggccgcctgGAGCGGGCCAACGCGCTGCGCATCAGCCCGGCCCgccggcacggccccgcggcGCGGCCCGAGCCCCGGCTggcggcggcaccgggcaccgggcaccgcTTCGAGCCGCGGCGCCGCGGGCTCCACACCTGGTGCGACCTCTGCGGGGACTTCGTCTGGGGGGGCGGCAGGAAGAGCCTCCAGTGCCGCC ACTGCAGCTTCACCTGCCACTACCGGTGCCGGGCCCTGGTGCGGCTGGACTGCAGCGGCCCCCTGGGCACCGGGGACGAGGACGACGGCAccgagcaggagctggagaaggacaCGAATGTG GATGAGCCCAGCGGCTGGGACACGGCGGAGCTGGACCCGGCGCAGGTGGAGCAGCGCATCAAGGAGTACAACAGCCAGATCAACAGCAACCTCTTCATGAGCCTG AACAAGGATGGCTCCTACACCGGCTTCATCAAGGTGCAGCTGAAGCTGGCGCGCCCCGTCTCCGTGCCAGCTGTCAAGCGGGGTCCCGGAGGGCGGCCGGGGCAGCGCGGCCCAGGGGTGAAGCGCCGCACCTCCTTCTACCTGCCCCGCGGCACCGTCAAGCACCTGCACGTCCTCTCGCACACCCGTGCCAGCGAGGTCATCAGCGCCCTGCTCAGGAAGTTCACCGTGGTGGACGACCCCCGCAAGTTCGCCCTCTTCGAGAGGTCCGAGAAGGATGAGCAAG TGTACCTGCGCAAGCTGTCCGACGAGGAGCAGCCGCTGCGGCTGCGCCTGCTGGCCGGCCCCAGCGAGAAGGCGCTGAGCTTCGTGCTGAAGGAGAACGACACCGGGGAGGTGAAC TGGGACGCCTTCACGCTGCCCGAGCTGCACAACTTCCTGCGCATCCTGCAGCGCGAGGAGGACGAGCAGGTGCGACGTGTCCGCCACCGCTACGC
- the ZMYND10 gene encoding zinc finger MYND domain-containing protein 10, whose protein sequence is MAAAGPLLPAEAEALVQALRGTELRDAGGQGWLRQHESVEKLNMHAILSAAAGQEQLLTELLITHGKIPVLIGELISAEVWKHKVFPVLCRLEDFHPRSTFPIYVVLHHEASIINLLETVFFYKEICESAEDSILDLIDYCHRKLTLLAARSTNGQAVTQKELDPKDLASLSSMQELQKQAEAMEFEISLKALSVLRFITDQVDSLPLSALTRMLNTHNLPCLLVELVEHCPWSCHEAGKLKKFENGAWHVVPPEDQVKMTKLDGQVWLALLNLLLSPECQRKYHFDSFNKSQLLKLRAFLTDVLLDQLPNLVEMQRFLSRLAVTEPAPPKKDLVLEQVPVIWDHLLRKNAGRWEALAKHQVKHAFSPTEEELKLQARRWAQTYSLDMLEALAPDKPRCRACGAEAAKRCSRCRNEWYCTRACQVQHWQKHRTACSLLAQAPGTAGAP, encoded by the exons ATggccgccgcggggccgctgCTGCCCGCCGAGGCCGAGGCGCTGGTGCAGGCCCTGCGGGGCACCGAGCTGCGGGACGCCGGCGGGCAGGG GTGGCTTCGGCAGCACGAGAGCGTGGAGAAGCTCAACATGCACGCCATCCTGAGCGCCGCCGCcggccaggagcagctcctcaccGAGCTGCTCATCACCCACGGCAAG ATTCCCGTTCTCATCGGGGAGCTGATCTCAGCGGAGGTCTGGAAGCACAAGGTCTTCCCCGTGCTGTGCCGGCTGGAGGACTTCCACCCGAGAAGCACCTTTCCCATCTACGTGGTG CTGCATCACGAAGCCTCCATCATCAACCTCTTGGAGACGGTGTTTTTTTACAAG GAGATCTGCGAGTCGGCAGAGGACAGCATTCTGGATTTAATCGATTACTGCCACCGAAAACTGACCCTGCTTGCGGCTCGAAGCACCAACGGACAGGCAGTGACTCAGAAAGAACTTGATCCCAAGGACCTGGCCAGCCTGTCGTCCATGCAG gagctgcagaagcaggcGGAGGCGATGGAGTTTGAAATTTCCCTGAAAGCCCTGTCCGTGCTGCGGTTCATCACTGACCAGGTGGACAG TTTGCCCCTGAGCGCGCTGACACGGATGCTGAACACCCACAACCTGCCCTGCCTCCTCGTCGAGCTGGTGGAGCACTGCCCGTGGAGCTGCCACGAAGCAG GCAAGCTCAAGAAGTTTGAGAACGGTGCGTGGCATGTGGTGCCCCCTGAGGATCAGGTGAAGATGACCAAGCTCGATGGGCAGGTGTGGCTTGCCCTCCTCAACCTTCTGCTCAGCCCCGAATGCCAGCGCAAATACCACTTCGACAGCTTCAACAAGAGCCAGCTCCTCAAG CTCCGGGCGTTCCTGACGGACGTCCTCCTGGACCAGCTGCCCAACCTGGTGGAGATGCAGAGATTTCTGAGCCGCCTCGCAGTGACAGAGCCGGCTCCCCCAAAGAAGGATCTCGTGCTGGAGCAG GTGCCCGTCATCTGGGACCACCTCCTCAGGAAAAACGCGGGCAGGTGGGAAGCCCTCGCCAAGCACCAGGTGAAGCACGCCTTCAGCCCCACCGAGGAGGAGCTGAAGCTCCAGGCACGCAG GTGGGCGCAGACGTACAGCCTGGACATGCTGGAGGCTCTCGCCCCCGACAAGCCCCGATGCCGGGCGTGCGGCGCAGAGGCGGCCAAGCGGTGCTCCCGCTGCCGGAACGAGTGGTACTGCACGCG GGCGTGCCAGGTCCAGCACTGGCAGAAGCACCGCACggcctgcagcctgctggcacAGGCACCGGGGACAGCGGGTGCCCCGTGA
- the LOC118248053 gene encoding transmembrane reductase CYB561D2: MSLPAEGEPRLLRSLRAAAAAAAHAASLGLPAGVAALARPGSSLFSWHPVLMALAFSLLLTQALLVFSPEASPLRALSRKAKVRAHWALQVLALLCALLGLALVAYNKHLQGKGHFHTWHGRAGLLAVLYAGGQSLGGLLLLYPKLARGWPPGKLRLYHATAGLVGYLLGCASLVLGMCSLWFTAAVSGAAWYLAVLCPLLSSLVVMNQVSNAYLYRKRSQH, encoded by the exons aTGTCGCTGCCGGCCGAGGGGGAGCCGCGGCTCCTCCGCTCGctgcgcgccgccgccgccgccgccgcgcacGCCGCGTCCCTGGGGCTGCCGGCGGGGGTGGCCGCGCTGGCCCGGCCGGGCTCCA gcCTCTTCTCGTGGCACCCGGTGCTGATGGCGCTGGCG TTCTCGCTGCTGCTGACCCAGGCGCTGCTCGTCTTCTCGCCCGAGGCCTCGCCGCTGCGCGCCCTGTCCCGCAAGGCCAAGGTGCGGGCGCACTGGGCCCTGCAGGTGCTGGCGCTGCTCTGcgccctgctggggctggcgctGGTGGCCTACAACAAGCACCTGCAGGGCAAGGGGCACTTCCACACCTGGCACGGCCGCGCCGGGCTGCTGGCCGTGCTCTACGCCGGCGGGCAGAGCCTGggcgggctgctgctgctctacCCGAAGCTGGCCAGGGGCTGGCCGCCGGGCAAGCTGCGGCTGTACCACGCCACGGCGGGGCTGGTGGGCTACCTGCTGGGCTGCgccagcctggtgctgggcatGTGCTCGCTCTGGTTCACCGCCGCCGTCAGCGGCGCCGCCTGGTACCTCGCCGTGCTCTGCCCGCTCCTCAGCAGCCTGGTGGTGATGAACCAGGTGAGCAACGCCTACCTGTACCGCAAGCGGAGCCAGCACTGA
- the TMEM115 gene encoding transmembrane protein 115, producing the protein MRRYVPVSRQQLAWALGGSSVVVKALSGAVVLLYALSFGLDTAYGLAVTPGFLLPPGCWLWTLLTHGLVEQRAAAVALSLGTVAAAGRLLEPLWGALELLVFFAAVNAAVGLLGACAYCLAYAATFRLAYLFEVRIHGTLGFLAGVLVALKQTMGDSTVLRVPQVRVKAVPMLLLLLLAALRLAALVESNVLVSYGFGLLSSWVYLRFYQRHSRGRGDMSDHFAFATFFPEILQPVVGLAANLVYGLLVKVRVCRKTVKRYDVGAPSSITISLPGTDPQDAERRRQLALKALNERLKRVEDQTAWPSMEDEEEEVVVKSEGPLPTEAAAAAGKAAAHESSLITFEDAPSQP; encoded by the exons ATGCGGCGGTACGTGCCGGTGTCCCGGCAGCAGCTGGCGTGGGCGCTGGGCGGCAGCAGCGTGGTGGTGAAGGCGCTGAGCGGCGCCGTGGTGCTGCTGTACGCGCTGTCCTTCGGCCTGGACACGGCCTACGGGCTGGCCGTGACGCCCGGCTTCCTGCTGCCGCCCGGCTGCTGGCTCTGGACGCTGCTGACCCACGGGCTGGTGGAGCAGCGCGCGGCCGCCGTGGCGCTCAGCCTGGGCACggtggcggcggccgggcggctgCTGGAGCCGCTCTGGGgggccctggagctgctggtcTTCTTCGCGGCCGTGAACGCggccgtggggctgctgggggcctGCGCCTACTGCCTGGCCTACGCCGCCACCTTCCGCCTCGCCTACCTGTTCGAGGTGCGCATCCACGGCACGCTGGGCTTCCTGGCGGGCGTGCTGGTGGCCCTCAAGCAGACCATGGGCGACAGCACGGTGCTGCGGGTGCCGCAGGTGAGGGTGAAGGCCGtgcccatgctgctgctgctgctgctggccgcGCTGCGGCTCGCCGCCCTCGTCGAGAGCAACGTGCTGGTCTCCTACGGCTTcgggctgctctccagctgggtCTACCTGCGCTTCTACCAGCGGCACAGCAGGGGCCGCGGGGATATGTCCGACCACTTCGCCTTCGCCACGTTCTTCCCCGAGATCCTGCAGCCCGTGGTGGGGCTGGCGGCCAACCTGGTGTACGGCCTGCTGGTGAAGGTGAGGGTCTGCCGGAAGACGGTGAAGCGCTACGACGTGGGCGCCCCCTCGTCCATCACCATCAGCCTGCCGGGAACGGACCCCCAGGACGCCGAGAGGAGAAG GCAGCTGGCCCTGAAGGCGCTGAACGAGCGGCTGAAGCGCGTGGAGGACCAGACGGCGTGGCCCAGCAtggaggacgaggaggaggaggtggtggtgaaGAGCGAGGGCCCGCTGCCCACCGAGGCCGCCGCCGCAGCGGGGAAGGCGGCCGCCCACGAGAGCAGCCTGATCACCTTTGAGGACGCCCCGTCCCAGCCGTGA